From a single Arachis hypogaea cultivar Tifrunner chromosome 3, arahy.Tifrunner.gnm2.J5K5, whole genome shotgun sequence genomic region:
- the LOC112790164 gene encoding uncharacterized protein, whose protein sequence is MDPCPFLRLTIDSLALKLPSPTKPSPLSGVHPSTTPCFCTIHAKSLPSQTALLPLSSNSPPETTTFAPSFQLDSTALRRLSAKPLPITISVYNGRMSHTCGLSAAKLLGRVVVTVDLANALSRPMTFHTGWLKLAKNRHREENKPWARLHVVVRSEPDPRFVFQFGGEPECSPVVFQIQGNIRQPVFSCKFSADRNHRSRSLPSDFNSNNPRRWRRSLTGDRERQNRDRKGWMVTIHDLSGSPVAAASMITPFVPSPGSDRVSRSNPGAWLILRPNGASVSGWKPWGRLEAWRERGPVDGLGYKVELFSESGPANGIPIAEGTMSVKKGGQFCIDYKVMKDSGLGSRLPGDGFVMSSSVDGEGKVSKPVVQVGAHHVKCMPDAALFIALSAAIDLSMDACTLFSHKLRKELSHHAQDSFFS, encoded by the exons ATGGATCCGTGCCCATTCTTACGCCTCACCATTGATTCACTCGCTCTCAAGCTTCCTTCTCCCACCAAACCCTCTCCCCTCTCCGGCGTCCACCCTTCCACCACCCCTTGCTTCTGCACCATTCACGCCAAGTCCCTCCCTTCTCAAACCGCCCTCCTCCCTCTCTCTTCCAACTCTCCCCCCGAAACCACCACCTTTGCCCCCTCCTTCCAACTCGACTCCACCGCTCTCCGCCGCCTCTCTGCCAAGCCCCTCCCAATCACCATCTCCGTCTACAATGGCCGGATGTCCCACACCTGCGGGCTCAGCGCCGCCAAGCTCCTCGGCCGCGTGGTTGTCACCGTTGACCTTGCCAATGCACTGTCTCGCCCCATGACCTTCCACACTGGCTGGCTCAAGCTGGCCAAGAATAGGCATCGAGAGGAGAACAAGCCATGGGCCCGGCTTCACGTGGTTGTCCGCTCTGAACCGGACCCCCGGTTCGTGTTCCAGTTCGGGGGCGAACCGGAGTGCAGCCCGGTGGTTTTCCAGATTCAGGGGAACATCAGGCAACCCGTTTTCAGTTGCAAGTTCAGTGCCGATCGCAACCATCGATCCAG GTCTCTTCCCTCGGATTTTAACAGCAATAATCCCCGTAGATGGAGAAGATCCTTAACCGGTGATAGAGAACGTCAAAATAGGGACAGAAAAGGTTGGATGGTCACTATTCACGATCTCTCTGGCTCACCAGTGGCTGCAGCTTCTATGATCACTCCATTTGTCCCTTCCCCTGGCTCAGACCGCGTATCGCGATCGAACCCTGGCGCCTGGCTCATCCTCCGGCCTAATGGGGCATCAGTGAGTGGCTGGAAGCCATGGGGCCGTCTAGAGGCATGGCGAGAAAGAGGCCCTGTGGATGGCTTGGGCTACAAGGTTGAGCTGTTCTCAGAGAGTGGACCTGCCAATGGAATCCCCATTGCGGAGGGCACAATGAGTGTCAAAAAGGGTGGCCAATTCTGCATTGATTACAAAGTGATGAAGGATTCTGGCTTGGGTTCGAGGTTACCAGGGGACGGCTTCGTGATGAGTTCAAGCGTGGACGGCGAAGGCAAAGTTAGCAAGCCTGTTGTGCAAGTTGGGGCACACCATGTGAAATGCATGCCTGATGCCGCTTTGTTCATTGCTCTCTCTGCTGCCATTGATCTTAGCATGGATGCCTGCACCCTCTTCTCACATAAACTCAGAAAAGAGCTCTCTCATCATGCCCAAGATTCCTTCTTCTCATAG